CGACGATGCTGATACGAACGAGATAAAGCCGTTTCATCTTTGCAAACAACACGCCTGAACCAAGAGCACTACTGGGATATCTCATCTTGCGGAAAGAGATATTTCTCGACTCGGCACATTTACTGTTTTatagttttagtttattagtagtttatttataatgtCAATTTTGCAATTCCAATTTTcggtttttttatattgtgttATGCCGTcaacttttatttgtttgtacCCATATCATTACATCCACTGATCCACATCCCTAAAGACAACTCCCCATGTTGATGTCACATGTAAATAATATCTAAGtgagttatatatatatccacaAAACTAAGTTGCCGACTTAACTGTCGCCCTGACTAGTCCATAAACTCGGTTGCCGACTAACTGTCGCCCCAATCTAGTCATCAACCCATATCATTGAAGCACGAATATTGATTGCacaaattatgattattgttGAGAATATACCGTGTGAGAAGCGTGTAGCCTCCTAATTAAGTCatacctaattaaattcatcactagtagtataaaagtaaaaatgaggaattaaaagaaatgggaaaatattttctgTTGGTAAATAAAGAGTAGATGGAATGGGAAATGTCGTTTTCGTTGTGGGCAAAGCACATGGAGTCCCTTAAATACTCTCGACGTGGGAATGGGACTAACGCATGTGAAAGAGAGTGGGTTTATTGGTGTAGCTATCCACGTAGGGGAATGCCGACATGGCCATTGCTCCTTTGCCGTTATTACAGTTGGGCccactctttatttttttatcatctcaTGTGCACTGTTTTTAGAGTCTAATAATGACCCATCAGACTTATACAGTGGTTTCAGTTCTCTCGTTACACCGTCTGTGGTTTCAGTTCTCTCGTTACTAGCcaattcttaattttgatattggtGAAAATCTATATCTTGGAGCAATGTATATTGAATATGTGGGTTCATGAACATGGAAAAGTTTCAATGGGAGAATGAGAGTGAGGAGGGCAAGACTTGGAACGAGGATGGCCAAATGAATGTGGAAAGTGGGGATATTGTGGTAGACTTGGTGCAATCTACACCTAACAATCTTTGCCTTTTCCTTTCTCCTCTAGTTATGaccaaattatttatttgtgtacTAGGACTTTTATATGTGACATGACTAAAGATATATCTAGTTTTGCACTCCAATCattgtttacattttattatttgtagaTTCGTTTTGAATGTTTCATCATATAATtgatcaatttatatatatatgctcaTTCATTTAGTTTAGGTATTCTATATTTTAACAAGATTGAGGATAAATGTCTggttattttcttgtttttgaaataaataaattttaatatgtacAATGGACATTTTTTTCCCTGCAATAATATGGGACAGTTGAACTACTCGCAAATCAATACCTCTTGATAACatctatatatagtattttctCAAGtgcaaatcaataaattattcgACTATGTTTGTGATATGCATCTCTTTTTCTCAATCACCATATATATCTAATaccaattttaattagtattgACTAATTTTTCCAATGAAATTTACATAATTGGTTTTCGGGTTCATCCTAATCTAGACTAGTTCTAGATTAATGCTGTCTATATCTCAACCAACTACAGatatattttctattgaaaataattttttgatatattttctcGTTTACAATATGCATATATCTATCACATCATTTCCTTAGATTATTTGTCATGTAATAATGATATAGAAATGCTAATGCAATATAGATTCTAGGCGGGGATAAGATTAATATTGAGTTAGATTCTCACGTCACTTTGTAAACTCATGTCACAATTAAGGTCTTATTATTGAATTATCTATCAACATTTACCCCACAATTATGCTTCCATTTgtcattatatttattattaattattacgTTACTATAGGATAATGAACACGTTCAGCTAATTGaccattttctatatatatacaacacAAAACCTATCGTACTCCAATGTTAAGACGACTGAccttataataaaatatgccCCGAAAATGATATCACTCCTTAAATGATGTCAAATGACCAAATTCCCTCATACACCATGGCATAGTGATAACTTTTATTCTTCTTGATGTTTTGCAAGCCCGTACGAATATCAAGTCATTCCGAATCTTTGACTTTTTTTGGCGTAATTTGTTAGGATTTTTTTTAGTCCATAACATGAAACAATACATTGGATAATGTTTAAAACATAGTACTATTTGGAAAAGTGGAAATCATAAAGTGACATCCATATGGCCTTTAAGTGatatgataaaaattgaaCTCATAAtccaatatataatataactaTTAAAGgctaatttttaatatatacatCGATAAGGTACTATCAATTTGAAATAGAGCATCCAATTTCAGATAAGTGATTGCAATGTAAGCCGCGTGTTCATCTCTTTCAACATAGACTCCCATTTcactcttctctctctcccaagttgaaaattaaagaaaaaaaaataaaaattcaacacTGATAATTATTGAAGGCCCCCTTTTCCCCTCTATAAATATCTATCTACTCCAATCATCCTGGACACCAATTTCACACGCATCATATTCCTTTTCAACCTCTCTTCTTCATCTCTTTACAATTTTGCTTCCAAAAATCCAGATTTGACCACCACACGTCTCAATTCCCCTCCCAAATCCAAGAAAGGTAAGTTTCTCCATTGTTTAATTAATCTTCAATTCAACCACCATGCATATATAGTTTCTTAATTAATCATGCATGTCACCTTAATATGTCAAATATTGCATGCAATCGAAATAATTCATTCAATTTGATGCTTAAAATGCAGCAAAATGGTGGCCTCGGAGAATGACTCGAACCATATGAACCAAGTAAGCAAACTATCTtctcaatatataaaaaaaagtgtttatttatttaaatcacGAGCATAAACGTGGTGTCTATAACTAGAAACATGTGGTGTCGTAGAAATTGCAAAATTGCAAGAAGCATACCactaaatattgttttttctttctttctctctagtGTAGTAGACATGTTACATGTGCACTCTGTATTTTTGTTCTTTCCCTTTATCTCTTTCGAGTACAAATTAAACCCAAATTAGGCTTAATGTGGGGGACAAGAACATAACATAGTCAAAGATTGtcatataatcatatattaattcatACATGTCTATGTCCGAATATACATTATTCTCGATGGAGCCCATGATCccaattcaaataaatcaagTCTAATTAGtcaatgttaattaattaaaaccccTCAAGCCAAATATATATGCACTTTTCATCATATCTTTTTGTTTACTCACCATTATTCTTTTTACATTGGTATGTTGTGAAACTAAGTTGCATAGAGTGATGGGGTCCTGCTGTAAAGGAATATTATagagaattatttatttatcggAAGCTTCGAGTTTTACATCacaaatattattcaaaacGTGACATCTCTTATACCCCATCACCACCCATAGTAAAGGACAGGATATTCAAACTCATCAATGGCGTGCAAATGGAAATACTATTGCAACGTTTTCTTCGATGACAAAACAAGAAAGTTTGGTAAATTgtagttttcctttttttcccaAGAAAAATTTAGTGTTTCTATCTCCTCTCTTCTTGTCATTTTCGTCAATCTAAATTCTCGGTGGCGTGACAACATTAACTTTAAGACAATATTTTTTCCTGTTTctccaataaattaataatactcaCTCTATCCATCATTTAAAGAACTATTTTTTGTCACTTTGGATTGTCTATAATTTATAGAACTATTCACTTTATTGCACTTTTAGTATTCActccccacattccactaactttttatactcacaattaaatataaattctgctcactttctctatttacttttcttcataaagtcagaccatttcttaaaatctgtgccgaGTCAAAATGACTCTTTAAATGATGGACTGAGTGAGtaataatttcctttttcaggCGGTGAGAATGGAAGACTCGCCCGATCCACCATTCGAGGCGACATACAAGAGGCTATTCGATGACGTGACGGCGGCGCCGGAGGTCTCGGCGGTGGCGGAATGCGAGCTGCCGATGATCGACTTGAATGAGCTGAATCTCGGCGAGTTTTCGAGGCGGGCATGCATGAAGAAGATCGCTTTAGCTTCAAAGGAATGGGGTTTTTTCCAAGTGATAAATCATGGGATTTGTAGAGAggtgttggagaagatgaggGAGGAGCAAGTGAAGCTTTTCGCGAAGCCGTTTTCCGACAAGGCGGCCAACAAGGATTCGAACTTCTCAGCCGGGAGTTACCGGTGGGGGACGCCGTTGGCGACGTGCCTCAGGCAGCTGTCGTGGTCGGAGGCATTTCATGTGTCGTTGAGCGACGTACTTGGCTCACGTGATGTCCACAACAACCTCaggtaatttatttttattttcttgatcaAATTCTAGTCCGtctcatatttaaaaaaaaaatcatgaagtttaCAATTTTCGCAATTGTTTCATCTGTCTCATTTTCTGTGAAATATTATCTGATAGCAAGTTTTAAACACGTTAAAATATTATGACTGCATTAGGATGCTAACTTCCTCTTTATGATGATAAATGTTTATGAGGTGAGTGACGTGATTAAAACAACGGTCTTATTATCGTATATTTTGCCGTAAATGTGATAGGTGGTTAATTGCAAAAATTCgcaaaatttatactaattcataatttatttttaaaaaaactatgAGATTCACCATAATTTGAACATCATTTATTCGGCAATGTATTTTTTAACTAGTCATGTGATGTTAAAGATTAATAAGTCAAATCACTCAATTTTGTGATAACGTGTAATTTTTGGAGATAATTAAGTGGACCAGGGGGAggagtttttgtttttttagatattttgtgtTTCAACGGCGCTGCTCTTATGAATAGACAATTTGGAGAGTTTGGATTAAGATATGGGGGAAATGGATTGAGAATGACTAGATTCACAAAATGTGATAAATAAGGCTCTTTTGGATGAGCACGCGGCCAATCTAATCGACTGATTGATCTGACATCTCCAAAATTCTTTTGAAATTGACAATTTCTTTACTTTCAATCATCTAGtttatttctataattatAGAGAAATTCAATTATAACAAATATGCTCCTTTTGGATTAAGACAAACTCAATTAAACTTCATTTTGTGACTGTAGTTGCAATAGACTTATTACTGAAAAGTGTTTGCAACGTGTCGTCCGTGCATGCATGCTATGTCTGTggatgaaataatttaattagttcgTACAATTTCAGCTCAATAATGGAGCAATATGCGACGATGGTGTCTGAATTATCTCAGAAATTGGTGGACATATTGGCATCAGAGCTGGGGCAGAAATCAGAATTCTTCAAAGAGAAATGTGTGGCAAGCACATGCTACCTTCGGTTGAACAGATACCCAGCTTGCCCTATTTTCCCAGAGATGTTTGGAATCATGCCACACACAGACAGTGACTTCATCACTGTCCTACACCAAGACCAAATCGGTGGCCTCCAGCTTGTCAAAGATGGCAGCTGGTTTGCTGTCAAACCCAATCCCCAAGCCCTTGTTATCAACATTGGGGATTTATTTCAGGTATATTTAAGGTCCCATTCCTCTAAAACCGCTATTAAAATGAGAATCGAGAACCATCGGTTCGCTAATTCACTAATATCACTTGACATCAGTAGAGTTTTGTGATATTGAAAGTCAGCAACCGCTGATATATTTCGTGATTCCAACTTACATTAATGAATTAGCGAACTGATTGGCTCTCAAgttctcattttaaaatagttatCAACTGATCACAACTCTGTATCTAGACCGATAGAAAATGttaacagatgacaaaataaaaacaattgaaaatgtcaatatagtgtcaacggtgttgatattttctgttgatactattttgtcatctgttgatattttcacaCAATCCCGATCatagtttgcattttatcagtACTAtgtatattcaattttcaatgatataaaaatgaaatgggtgCAGGCATGGAGTAATAATGTGTATAAGAGTGTGGAGCATAGGGTTGTGGCAAACCCTCTACATGAAAGGTTCTCAACGGCATACTTCTTCTGTCCATCATACGACACCGTTATAGAGAGTGGTGTTTATAGAAGCTTTAGCTTTGGAGAGTACAGGAAACAAGTCCAAGAAGATGTCAAGATTTTTGGCCATAAAATTGGACTCACAAGGTTTCTTCTACAAACTCATTAATTAGGCTCCACCGGCCAATTGAGTTTTTGGTATAATTAGattattctttttcatctatatatattagtaatatatatatatacttgtcGATCAATGTTGGAAAGAGATGTTTGCATCTGAGGATGTCAGTTTTTAGAAATGATAGTATCATATACGTAGGACAAGTTGTTAGGTGGTGG
The genomic region above belongs to Salvia hispanica cultivar TCC Black 2014 chromosome 3, UniMelb_Shisp_WGS_1.0, whole genome shotgun sequence and contains:
- the LOC125212571 gene encoding gibberellin 2-beta-dioxygenase 8-like, producing MVASENDSNHMNQAVRMEDSPDPPFEATYKRLFDDVTAAPEVSAVAECELPMIDLNELNLGEFSRRACMKKIALASKEWGFFQVINHGICREVLEKMREEQVKLFAKPFSDKAANKDSNFSAGSYRWGTPLATCLRQLSWSEAFHVSLSDVLGSRDVHNNLSSIMEQYATMVSELSQKLVDILASELGQKSEFFKEKCVASTCYLRLNRYPACPIFPEMFGIMPHTDSDFITVLHQDQIGGLQLVKDGSWFAVKPNPQALVINIGDLFQAWSNNVYKSVEHRVVANPLHERFSTAYFFCPSYDTVIESGVYRSFSFGEYRKQVQEDVKIFGHKIGLTRFLLQTH